The Pirellulales bacterium DNA segment GGCCGCGTCCATACTCGCTTTCCCCCTGAGCCGAACGGTTACCTGCATATCGGGCACGCCAAAAGCATCTGCTTGAACTTTGGGCTGGCCGCGCGGTACGGCGGCAAGTGCAACCTGCGCTTCGACGATACCAATCCCAGCAAGGAAGACGTCGAGTACGTCGATTCGATCAAGGACAGCGTCCGCTGGCTCGGCTTCGATTGGGAAGACCGGCTGTTCTACGCGTCGGACTACTTCGGCCAACTCTACGATTGGGCCGAGCAATTGATTCAGGCCGGCAAGGCCTACGTTTGCGACCTCACGGGCGACCAGATTCGCGAGTACCGCGGTACGCTCACCTCGCCTGGCAAGAACAGCCCCTTCCGCGAGCGTGCGATCGACGAAAGTCTCGACCTGTTCCGCCGCATGCGGGCGGGCGAATTCCGGGACGGCTCGCGCACCCTGCGCGCGAAGCTTGATATGGCGTCTCCGAACTTGAACATGCGCGACCCGGTGCTGTACCGCATCTTGCACGCGACGCATCATCGCACGGGCGACTCATGGTGTATTTACCCCATGTACGACTTCACGCATGGTCAGTCCGATTCGATCGAAGAGATCACCCACTCGATCTGCACGCTGGAGTTCGAGAATCATCGACCGCTCTACGATTGGTTCCTCGAAACCCTGTCGATCTACCGCCCGCAACAGATCGAATTTGCTCGCCTGAATCTGACGTACACGCTGATGAGCAAGCGCAAGCTGCTGGAGCTAGTGGAAGAAGATCGGGTGAGCGGTTGGAATGATCCGCGCATGCCGACGCTGGTCGGTTTGCGGCGGCGCGGCTACACGCCCGCATCGATCCGCAGTTTTTGCGAACGCATTGGCGTGGCGAAGTTCAACAGCGTGATCGACGTGCAGGTGCTGGAGAACGCCATTCGCGAGGACCTGAATCGGAATGCACCGCGTGTGATGGCCGTGCTGCGACCGCTAAAAGTAGTGATCGACAATTATCCTGTCGACCAGGTGGACGAGCTCGACGCGATCAACAATCCCGAGGATCCGTCGGCCGGCACGCGCAAGGTTCCCTTCACGCGCGAGCTGTACATCGAGCGCGATGACTTCCGCGAAGATCCTCCGAAGGAATTCTTCCGCCTGGCCCCCGGACGCGAAGTGCGCTTGCGGTACGCGTATCTGGTCACCTGCACCAGCGTTGTGAAGGATGCGGCCGGTGAAATTACCGAGCTGCATTGCACGTATGATCCGGCCACGCGCGGCGGCAATACGCCTGACGGCCGCAAGGTAAAGGGGACCATTCATTGGGTCTCGGCCTCGCGCTCGCTGCCGGCCGAGGTGCGCGTTTATGACCATTTGTTTACGCAGCCCGACCCCAGCGATGTTCCCACCGGCGGCGACTATCGCGACAGTTTGAACCCCAAGTCGCTGGAAGTACTGAGCGAGTGCCGCGTTGAGCCGTCACTCGCAGGTGCCGCGCCGGAAAGCCGCTACCAGTTCGAGCGGCAAGGCTACTTCTGCGTCGACATGATCGACTCGCACCCGGATAAGCTGGTCTTCAACCGCACGGTGTCGCTGAAGGACTCGTGGGCCAAGATCGAGAAGGGGCAAAAGAAGAAGTAGCGGTGGGCGATTGAGATGGTGCGCTGCGCTTCGACGCCGTTCGGTAGCGCCGGTGCTCACAGAGTACCCTACGATAATCGCTCGGCCACGATGGCCGTCGGATGGCCGTCTCGCGGCAACAGGACCAACGTTGCGCTGTGATCGCCCGACAGTTTTAGTTCCTGCCGTAGCTTCTCGATATCGATATCGACACCGCGTTTCTTGATTTCCAACCGGCCGATGCGGCGCTCGCGCATCACGGCGCGCAAACGGCGCCGATCGAGCGGCAATACCTCGTGAATCGCGAAGCCGGCGAGCGCCGGATCGGCGAGCACGCGATCTCCGGTCAGATAGCCGATTCCGTACGTGATCGCCGCCAGGTCGTGCTCCGCGGCCAGGTCCGCGGTTAGCTCCGCGGCCAGCACCGCCGCATCCGGTTCGTAGAGGTATTGCCCTAACGCGTCGGCTTTCGGGGGATGCTCGTCGCCTGCGCCTGTGATCGAGCGCACTTCCGCGGCGCGCGGATCGATGATGCTGGCTCGACGTCTACCAACATCACGGGCAAGCGAGCCGAACCAGCAAACCAGTTGCCGGCACTCGCCGCCACGACTGATCCATTCCAGCTCGGCCTCGGCCGGCCAGGCATCGGGCAGCGTCGCGGCCGGCGCAAGCTTAATGCTTCCTGCGCCGCATTTGCGGCGCAACCGATCGATAACCTCGGGGCCCGGCTCGTGCAGGTCGACGCGCGTGGTGCGCCGCCCTTCGGGGCGGCGATCGGGATCGATATGCCAGGCGGCGAACTCATGAATATCGAATCTGTCGACGTCAGTCGTTGCGACCGTCACCGTGGCTTGCGGCAAGACAGCCTTGGCATTCGCTGCGGCGATCACGGCCACGGCCGGGTCACGATCGACGCCCGTCACCGGCCCGCGCGCAGCGAGCGCCAACAGATCGCCCCCGATGCCGCAACAAAGGTCGGCGACCGGCGCCCCTGTTGGAAACCGCCTGGCCTTGTACGACGCGACGAACTCGTCGGTTGCCTGCTCCAAGCCGATGGGCGTGAAGAACATTCCCTCGGCGGCCGAAAACTTTTGCCGGGCTCGGCGGCGCAGCTCGACTTGTTCCAGCACCAGGTGCGTACGTTCGGGGGATAACTGCCTGCGCAATTCGGCCGTCACGATGAGCGTCGAACGTCGATCGACGCCTGCCTTGGCCAACCATGCCTCGCCGTCCGCGGACGTGAGCCAGCGATAATCGTCCGGCGCGTTTTGTTGTTCGGTCATTGACGATCGATTTCGCGTCGGTAGCGACTGAACTTTCGCCCGATTACGTCGACGACATCCTGGCACTCTATTGCTGTTTTGGACGGCCAGACGTTCCACGGAGCGCCGAGATACGGGCAATTCATGAAGACCGATTGGTTCTCATAACGAAAGGTCGGCAGCTTTTTGTACCCGTACTCTAGATGTGCCTTCCAGAATGCCTGGTCAGGCAGTAGCTTCGGATCAGCAGTTGCGGCACGAGCTCTCTCGACTGCTGCATCGTTGCCGTTGAAGGCCTTGGAAAACTCCTCGTCGGACATGGGGTCGCCCGGTTGGAGCTCAATGACGAACGTCGTTCGCCGAGCAATTGACCGGATGTACCGGTCTTGTGCCGCATCATCCAAGAAGCCTGGCAACCCAATAGCGTTGTACACAAGGACCGGTTCGGCACGGTCGATCCGAATTTGTCCGTTGGCGAGGGTAGCCCGCCAGCCCGCTGGCATCTCTGTCTGCAGGCTCTCAATGAGATTCGCTTTCCATTGCGGCGGTGCGCAAATGGCATCTGTGAGGCTGCCCAATACTGCAAAGTACGCAACAACTGGTGACAGATAACGAGTGATTTTCATCGCCAATTGCCGGAGCATGGAGTTGGCAGGTTTCTTGCTTCGCCACGACTCGTATTGTAATCTGGGCCCACGTTTTCAACGCCAGTTATCTTTCGGTTCCCAGGGAACGCATCGCGCGCCGTCTGCAACTTGAGGCCGATTCGAACGAGCGGAGCAGCACACTCATGGCAAGCCCCAAAAAAGTACGCGTGGCGATTATTGGTCTGGGATTCGGGGCTGAGTTCATCCCGATCTACCAGAATCATCCGCACGCCGAGATGCATGCCATCTGTCAACGCTCGCCCAAAAAGCTGAAACAGATCGGCGACCATTTTGGCATCGCCAAGCGATATACGAAATACGAAGACGTGTTGGCCGATCCCGACGTCGACGTCGTACACATCAACACGCCGATCCCCGATCATGCCCCGCAAAGCCTGGCGGGCTTGCGCGCCGGCAAGCACGTGGCCTGCACGGTGCCGATGGGGACCACGGTCGAAGAATGCCTGGCTATCGTCGAGGCACAGCGCAAAAGCGGCAAGCATTACATGATGATGGAGACCGTGGTCTATAGCCGCGAGTTTCTTTACGTCAAGCAACTCTACGAGAGCGGCGAGCTGGGGCGGCTTCAGTTTTTGCGCGGTGCGCACCAGCAAGAGATGGCCGGCTGGCCTGGTTACTGGGAAGGGCTGCCCCCGATGCATTACGCCACGCATTGCGTCAGCCCTTGCTTGCATTTGCCGAACAAGCGGGCCGAAAGCGTTGTTTGTCACGGCTCAGGCCGGATCAGCGAACAACTGACGGCAAAATATGGTTCGCCCTTCGCCGTCGAGACCGCCACGATCCGCATGGCCGATTCGCCGCTGTGCTGCGAAGTGACGCGCAGCCTGTTCGAGACCGCGCGGCAGTACATCGAAAGCTTCGACGTCTACGGTGACAAGGTGACCTTCGAGTGGACGCGCATCGAGCACGAGCCATGCGTGTTGCACCGGGGTGAAACACCCGAGCGCGTGACGGTGCCCGACTTCGCGCACTTGCTGCCTGAGGGGATTCGTAAATTCACGACCAAGGGTGTGTACGACGCGGACGAGGCGCAGCACCTGTCGTTCATTCAAGGGAGCGGTCATGGCGGCTCGCACCCGCATCTGGCGCACGAGTTTCTAAGCGCCATCGTTGAAGACCGTCCGCCGCGCCCTGACGCCGGCACCAGTGCCAATTGGACGATGACCGGCATTTGTGCCCATCAGTCGGCCATGAAGGGAGGCGAGCGGGTCGCCATCCCGCAGACCTGAAAGCTTGTCAGTCTGTGACAAGTTTGGCGGCGCTCGCCGGAGCGAGCGTGCCGGACGCGCAAAGTTTTCCGCCGGCTCCGCGGCCCCCCCAGCGCGATTGAATTGGGAATTGCGCAAGCGCACGGCGAACCGGTTCTGCCCCTTGGCGAAACCGCGCCATTCGCCGCTCGAACGGCCCTATTTTGCGAGCGTCGCGGTCGATACTCACTGGATGAGTCGCGGTGC contains these protein-coding regions:
- a CDS encoding glutamine--tRNA ligase/YqeY domain fusion protein, encoding MHDKKENAKKPSTPETSDAAIPGSEPERRLNFVEEIVEADLATGKYGGRVHTRFPPEPNGYLHIGHAKSICLNFGLAARYGGKCNLRFDDTNPSKEDVEYVDSIKDSVRWLGFDWEDRLFYASDYFGQLYDWAEQLIQAGKAYVCDLTGDQIREYRGTLTSPGKNSPFRERAIDESLDLFRRMRAGEFRDGSRTLRAKLDMASPNLNMRDPVLYRILHATHHRTGDSWCIYPMYDFTHGQSDSIEEITHSICTLEFENHRPLYDWFLETLSIYRPQQIEFARLNLTYTLMSKRKLLELVEEDRVSGWNDPRMPTLVGLRRRGYTPASIRSFCERIGVAKFNSVIDVQVLENAIREDLNRNAPRVMAVLRPLKVVIDNYPVDQVDELDAINNPEDPSAGTRKVPFTRELYIERDDFREDPPKEFFRLAPGREVRLRYAYLVTCTSVVKDAAGEITELHCTYDPATRGGNTPDGRKVKGTIHWVSASRSLPAEVRVYDHLFTQPDPSDVPTGGDYRDSLNPKSLEVLSECRVEPSLAGAAPESRYQFERQGYFCVDMIDSHPDKLVFNRTVSLKDSWAKIEKGQKKK
- a CDS encoding class I SAM-dependent methyltransferase; translated protein: MTEQQNAPDDYRWLTSADGEAWLAKAGVDRRSTLIVTAELRRQLSPERTHLVLEQVELRRRARQKFSAAEGMFFTPIGLEQATDEFVASYKARRFPTGAPVADLCCGIGGDLLALAARGPVTGVDRDPAVAVIAAANAKAVLPQATVTVATTDVDRFDIHEFAAWHIDPDRRPEGRRTTRVDLHEPGPEVIDRLRRKCGAGSIKLAPAATLPDAWPAEAELEWISRGGECRQLVCWFGSLARDVGRRRASIIDPRAAEVRSITGAGDEHPPKADALGQYLYEPDAAVLAAELTADLAAEHDLAAITYGIGYLTGDRVLADPALAGFAIHEVLPLDRRRLRAVMRERRIGRLEIKKRGVDIDIEKLRQELKLSGDHSATLVLLPRDGHPTAIVAERLS
- a CDS encoding Gfo/Idh/MocA family oxidoreductase is translated as MASPKKVRVAIIGLGFGAEFIPIYQNHPHAEMHAICQRSPKKLKQIGDHFGIAKRYTKYEDVLADPDVDVVHINTPIPDHAPQSLAGLRAGKHVACTVPMGTTVEECLAIVEAQRKSGKHYMMMETVVYSREFLYVKQLYESGELGRLQFLRGAHQQEMAGWPGYWEGLPPMHYATHCVSPCLHLPNKRAESVVCHGSGRISEQLTAKYGSPFAVETATIRMADSPLCCEVTRSLFETARQYIESFDVYGDKVTFEWTRIEHEPCVLHRGETPERVTVPDFAHLLPEGIRKFTTKGVYDADEAQHLSFIQGSGHGGSHPHLAHEFLSAIVEDRPPRPDAGTSANWTMTGICAHQSAMKGGERVAIPQT